A genomic segment from Frateuria edaphi encodes:
- a CDS encoding HAD family hydrolase: MRILALTLDLDDTLWPVLPALECADRELDAYLRTHHPEVATRWPIPAMRQLRAQVAAERLDLAHDFTTQRHLTMQRAFEACGLAQAPIEALWEVYYAARNRVELYTDALPALERITARWPVASLTNGNADLERIGIHAHFHCQVCARDTGVGKPDVRIFQVAAERLGVPPEHILHVGDDADLDMRGAREAGLRTAWINRERLPWPDGLGEPPDLDLPDMGALAGWLERSQGLAGGSGSQTL; this comes from the coding sequence ATGCGCATCCTCGCGCTGACGCTGGACCTGGACGACACCCTGTGGCCGGTGCTGCCGGCCCTGGAGTGCGCCGACCGCGAGCTTGACGCCTACCTGCGCACGCACCATCCGGAAGTCGCCACGCGCTGGCCGATTCCCGCGATGCGCCAGCTGCGCGCGCAGGTCGCCGCCGAGCGGCTGGACCTGGCGCACGACTTCACCACGCAGCGCCACCTGACCATGCAGCGCGCCTTCGAAGCCTGCGGGTTGGCCCAGGCGCCGATCGAGGCGTTGTGGGAGGTCTACTACGCCGCACGCAACCGCGTGGAGCTCTATACGGACGCCCTGCCGGCGCTCGAGCGGATCACCGCGCGCTGGCCGGTGGCGAGCCTGACCAACGGCAACGCGGATCTGGAACGGATCGGCATCCACGCGCATTTCCATTGCCAGGTCTGCGCGCGCGACACCGGCGTGGGCAAGCCGGACGTGCGGATTTTCCAGGTGGCGGCCGAGCGGCTCGGCGTGCCGCCGGAGCACATCCTGCACGTAGGCGACGACGCCGACCTGGATATGCGCGGCGCGCGCGAGGCGGGCCTGCGCACGGCGTGGATCAACCGCGAGCGGCTGCCGTGGCCGGACGGGCTGGGCGAACCACCGGACCTGGACCTGCCCGACATGGGTGCGCTGGCGGGTTGGCT